In Brachypodium distachyon strain Bd21 chromosome 2, Brachypodium_distachyon_v3.0, whole genome shotgun sequence, one genomic interval encodes:
- the LOC100841943 gene encoding acidic endochitinase, whose product MACEFKWSPLLPILLLAGMAGVSRAGNIAVYWGQNVGEGTLAEACNSGYAYVIVAFLSTFGNGQAPALNLAGHCDQNSGTCARFSSEITACQANGVKVLLSIGGGSGGYGLSSTEEAQSLATYLWDSFLGGSGTRPLGDAVLDGIDFDIETGNQAHYDELATFLSQLGAQGGKKMYLTAAPQCPYPDASLDRALQTGLFDNVWVQFYNNPPCQYTSGSGDASSLLSAWNTWTSSVKVSGSFYLGVPASKDAAPSGGYVPPGELTSTVLPGVKGAGNYGGIMVWDRFNDVQYSYSSQVKDSV is encoded by the coding sequence ATGGCTTGTGAGTTCAAGTGGTCTCCTCTGCTCCCCATTCTCCTCCTGGCCGGCATGGCTGGCGTCTCCCGTGCGGGCAACATCGCCGTGTACTGGGGCCAGAATGTCGGCGAGGGCACCCTGGCGGAGGCCTGCAACTCGGGCTACGCGTACGTGATTGTCGCCTTCCTCAGCACCTTCGGCAACGGGCAGGCCCCGGCCCTCAACCTGGCGGGGCACTGCGACCAGAACTCCGGCACCTGCGCCCGCTTCAGCTCCGAAATCACCGCGTGCCAGGCCAACGGCGTCAAGGTGCTCCTCTCCATCGGCGGCGGATCAGGCGGCTACGGCCTCTCCTCCACGGAGGAAGCCCAGAGCCTGGCCACATACCTCTGGGACAGCTtcctcggcggcagcggcacccgcCCGCTGGGCGACGCCGTCCTGGACGGCATCGACTTCGACATCGAGACGGGCAACCAGGCGCACTACGACGAGCTGGCCACGTTCCTGTCGCAGTTAGGAGCTCAGGGGGGCAAGAAGATGTAcctgacggcggcgccgcagtGCCCTTACCCGGACGCGTCGctggaccgggcgctgcagACGGGGCTGTTCGACAACGTGTGGGTGCAGTTCTACAACAACCCGCCGTGCCAGTACACCAGCGGCAGCGGGGACGCCAGCAGCCTGCTGAGCGCGTGGAACACGTGGACGAGCAGCGTCAAGGTGTCCGGGAGCTTCTACCTCGGCGTGCCGGCATCCAAGGACGCTGCCCCGAGCGGCGGGTACGTGCCGCCAGGGGAACTGACGTCGACCGTGCTCCCTGGCGTGAAGGGTGCGGGCAACTACGGCGGGATCATGGTGTGGGACCGCTTCAACGACGTGCAGTACAGCTACAGCAGCCAGGTCAAGGACAGCGTCTGA
- the LOC100841333 gene encoding plastidial pyruvate kinase 2 encodes MAQVAAAASGVAGAVRPLGGASGTDSLRPAARLPFGPRDARVAWSVSSRGRRESSVASVISRAPQADAVVLPVSPDDDVVKEEENFQHLKAIQQLATAANGVWSKPNVRRKTKIVCTIGPSTNTREMIWNLAEAGMNVARLNMSHGDHASHQKVIDLVKEYNAQTKDNVIAIMVDTKGPEVRSGDLPQPIFLEPGQEFTFTIKRGVGTETCVSVNYDDFVNDVEAGDMLLVDGGMMSFLVKSKTEDSVKCEVIDGGELKSRRHLNVRGKSATLPSITDKDWDDIKFGVENQVDCYAVSFVKDAQVVHELKDYLRSCNADIHVIVKIESADSIPNLHSIITASDGAMVARGDLGAELPIEEVPLLQEEIIRMCRSMGKAVIVATNMLESMIVHPTPTRAEVSDIAIAVREGADAVMLSGETAHGKFPLKAVKVMHTVALRTEATITGGETPSNLGQVFKNHMSEMFAYHSTMMANTLGTSIVVFTRTGFMSILLSHYRPSGTIFAFTDQERVRQRLALYQGVCPVQMEFSDCAEKTFGDALSYLLKHGMVKEGEEVALVQSGRQPIWRSQSTHNIQVRKV; translated from the exons ATGGCGCAGGTAGCAGCAGCGGCGTCgggcgtggcgggcgcggtcAGGCCGCTCGGTGGCGCGTCTGGTACGGACTcgctccggccggcggcgaggctgccTTTCGGGCCGCGCGACGCGAGGGTGGCGTGGAGCGTGTCCTCGAGGGGTCGTCGTGAGTCCTCCGTTGCCTCGGTCATTAGCCGCGCGCCGCAAGCCGACGCCGTGGTGCTGCCGGTGTCTCCCGACGATGACGTCGTCAAG GAAGAAGAGAACTTCCAGCATCTTAAGGCTATTCAGCAACTTGCAACAGCAGCCAATGGTGTGTGGTCTAAACCAAATGTTAGGCGCAAGACAAAGATAGTGTGCACCATTGGTCCCTCAACCAACACAAGGGAAATGATCTGGAACCTTGCCGAGGCTGGCATGAACGTGGCTCGGCTTAATATGTCACATGGAGACCATGCATCACACCAGAAAGTTATCGATTTAGTAAAGGAGTACAATGCGCAAACAAAGGACAATGTCATTGCAATTATGGTTGACACCAAG ggtccAGAAGTTAGGAGTGGAGATTTGCCTCAGCCTATATTCTTGGAACCAGGCCAGGAGTTCACCTTTACAATTAAGAGGGGAGTTGGGACTGAGACATGTGTTAGTGTTAACTACGATGACTTTGTTAATGATGTAGAAGCCGGTGACATGCTCCTTGTCGATG GAGGAATGATGTCATTTTTGGTCAAGTCAAAAACTGAAGATTCTGTGAAATGTGAAGTTATTGATGGAGGTGAATTGAAATCCAGACGTCACCTGAATGTTCGTGGCAAGAGCGCAACCTTGCCATCAATCACTG ATAAGGATTGGGATGATATCAAGTTCGGAGTGGAAAATCAGGTTGATTGCTATGCTGTTTCTTTTGTCAAAGATGCTCAAGTTGTGCATGAATTGAAGGATTATCTCAGAA GCTGCAATGCAGATATACACGTAATTGTGAAAATTGAAAGTGCAGATTCCATTCCAAACTTACATTCAATCATCACAGCATCTGATGGG GCTATGGTTGCCCGGGGCGATTTAGGAGCTGAACTCCCTATTGAGGAGGTACCGCTGTTACAG GAAGAAATTATTAGAATGTGCAGGAGTATGGGAAAAGCTGTTATTGTCGCCACTAATATGTTAGAAAGCATGATTGTTCATCCAACTCCAACCCGAGCAGAAGTTTCAGACATTGCTATAGCTGTCCGGGAAGGTGCTGATGCAGTTATGCTTTCTGGGGAAACTGCACATGGAAA ATTTCCATTGAAGGCTGTCAAGGTCATGCACACCGTTGCACTGAGAACGGAAGCCACTATTACTGGTGGGGAAACACCATCTAACCTTGGCCAGGTGTTCAAG AATCACATGAGCGAGATGTTTGCTTATCATTCAACAATGATGGCCAATACACTTGGCACATCAATTGTTGTTTTCACCAGGACAGGATTTATGTCTATCCTACTTAGTCACTACCGCCCATCAGGCACCATATTTGCCTTCACAGATCA GGAGAGAGTTAGACAACGATTGGCTCTGTACCAAGGCGTTTGCCCAGTTCAGATGGAATTTTCTGATTGTGCAGAGAAGACATTTGGTGATGCTTTGTCTTACTTGCTG AAGCATGGAATGGTGAAGGAAGGTGAGGAAGTTGCACTCGTTCAAAGTGGCAGGCAACCCATCTGGAGGTCGCAATCCACCCACAATATTCAGGTTAGGAAGGTTTGA
- the LOC100844263 gene encoding uncharacterized protein LOC100844263: protein MAITYHAPRQVASGRRSRADKIHTDVIMDDGTSIRTTVTNSGYLVECFLKEVQQRFHEEVQAAEPQDADVQHCLIVGLDTEWRQISHKGRRAKSFQIALLQLCVGDRCLVFQIFNADYVPHQLAEFLANPDHCFVAVGVGGDEQRLREDCGIEVAYTMDLPEVAADVLHRPKLRQSGLKTLAREVMGALIDKPKRVTLSDWSSEHLTWEQVRYACIDAFVSFDVGRRLLCNHGV, encoded by the coding sequence ATGGCAATCACCTACCACGCACCTCGCCAGGTGGCGTCTGGTCGTCGCTCAAGGGCAGACAAGATCCACACGGACGTCATCATGGACGACGGCACCAGCATCCGCACCACGGTCACGAACTCGGGCTACCTCGTCGAGTGCTTTCTCAAAGAGGTGCAGCAGCGGTTCCACGAGGAGGTCCAAGCAGCTGAGCCACAGGATGCCGACGTCCAACATTGCCTCATCGTCGGCCTCGACACGGAATGGCGCCAGATCTCCCACAAGGGCAGGCGGGCCAAGTCATTCCAAATCGCCCTCCTCCAGCTCTGCGTCGGCGACCGCTGCCTGGTCTTCCAGATTTTCAACGCCGACTACGTCCCTCACCAGCTCGCGGAGTTCCTCGCCAATCCGGACCACTGCTTCGTCGCCGTcggggtcggcggcgacgagcagcGGCTGCGCGAGGACTGCGGGATTGAGGTGGCGTACACGATGGACCTGCCTGAGGTCGCGGCGGATGTGCTCCACCGCCCGAAGCTCCGGCAGTCGGGGCTCAAGACCCTGGCGCGGGAGGTGATGGGGGCGCTCATCGACAAGCCCAAGCGGGTGACCCTGAGCGACTGGTCCTCGGAGCACCTGACGTGGGAGCAGGTCCGCTACGCTTGCATCGACGCCTTCGTGTCCTTCGACGTTGGCCGCCGGCTGCTCTGCAATCACGGTGTTTGA
- the LOC100844564 gene encoding Werner Syndrome-like exonuclease: protein MAATRVTHVASPLEEGSVIICTVTSSGNAAAAWVQQVCSTYRLCEHDVFAGLDVEWRPSYGRARNPAALLQLCVQNRCLVFQLLHADYIPQALADSLVDPRWSFVGVGVDADAVRLGNDYGLQVANTVDLRGLAAGQLRMPELRQAGLVRLAHAVTGVNIEKPQRVRMSAWDAYRLSDEQIHYACIDALVSFQAGLILFNGGS from the coding sequence ATGGCCGCCACGCGTGTCACCCATGTCGCCTCGCCACTCGAGGAGGGGTCGGTGATCATCTGCACCGTCACCTCCTCCGGgaacgccgccgcggcctgggTCCAGCAGGTCTGCTCAACGTACCGCCTCTGCGAACACGACGTCTTCGCCGGGCTCGACGTGGAGTGGCGCCCCAGCTACGGCCGTGCGCGCAACCCGGCGGCGCTCCTCCAGCTCTGCGTCCAGAACCGCTGCCTCGTCTTCCAGCTCCTCCACGCCGACTACATCCCCCAGGCCCTGGCTGACTCCCTCGTCGACCCCCGCTGGAGCTTCGTGGGCGTCGGCGTGGACGCGGACGCCGTCCGCCTGGGCAACGACTACGGCCTCCAGGTGGCGAACACGGTGGACCTGCGCGGCCTCGCGGCGGGGCAGTTGCGCATGCCGGAGCTCCGCCAGGCCGGCTTGGTGCGCCTGGCGCACGCCGTCACCGGGGTCAACATCGAGAAGCCACAGCGTGTTAGGATGTCTGCGTGGGACGCCTACCGCCTCTCTGACGAGCAGATCCACTATGCCTGCATCGACGCCCTCGTCTCCTTCCAGGCCGGCTTGATTCTGTTCAACGGCGGCTCCTag